Proteins from a genomic interval of Staphylococcus debuckii:
- a CDS encoding alcohol dehydrogenase, whose translation MGIKDVLNKLKPKDQECCSVEIEESKDVKEEKDEKKENNKCC comes from the coding sequence ATGGGAATCAAAGATGTGTTGAATAAATTAAAACCCAAAGACCAAGAATGTTGCTCTGTAGAAATTGAAGAAAGTAAAGATGTTAAAGAAGAGAAGGATGAGAAAAAAGAAAATAATAAATGTTGCTAA